The Shewanella sp. NFH-SH190041 genome has a window encoding:
- the ptsP gene encoding phosphoenolpyruvate--protein phosphotransferase, protein MTDALFPPSSAQTLTPSANILYGCGISGGIAFGQAIFLPSISSSTSSASAAASDSSYATPHSPDTALHATSQAENQNTTPDQQQAFTQALLLLTDLLRQQLAQSDNATHAELIEAELLLLEDEEFIQAVMQSIAQLHLSADRAIERVIRQHADELAALGDNYLAARAEDLISLGERLKRVLQDGIASPFANLPKDCILLADSLTPAEFSALPLENIQALVLRRGTLTCHTAILARSANLPALLGCDFNQANISPHTPLVLDATEQCLYINPDAVLADNLKQKQQQLAHYQQALTRFCDQPFATQDGQRAQLLGNIASGADISTLQQLGMDGVGLLRTELMLLNAPTLDDEELQYRLYCDCLRQLNGQTFTVRTLDIGADKVLACLPTTDEVNPALGVRGIRYSLAHPATLIPQLRALLRAANQGPLRLMVPMLNQPEEWQAFTALLQQCRDDLTESEQGYGPLSLGIVIETPAAALNLAAMLPQLDFISIGTNDLTQHTMAADRSNTSLSQQYPSLCPPVLLLIKHCITLAHQQGIPVSLCGELASNPVAVPLLFGMGLDEFSVCPSQALAVKVALANVSAKQCSEIAANALKARYISELEACISTINSQTD, encoded by the coding sequence ATGACTGACGCCCTCTTCCCGCCATCATCGGCTCAAACATTAACCCCCAGCGCAAATATACTGTATGGCTGTGGGATCAGCGGTGGTATCGCCTTTGGCCAAGCTATCTTTCTCCCCTCTATTTCATCAAGCACCTCATCAGCAAGTGCCGCAGCCTCAGACAGTTCATACGCCACACCACATTCACCTGACACTGCCTTGCATGCCACTTCACAGGCAGAAAACCAAAATACCACGCCTGACCAACAGCAAGCATTTACCCAAGCACTGTTACTGCTGACCGATTTATTACGTCAACAATTGGCACAAAGCGATAATGCGACGCACGCGGAATTAATTGAAGCCGAATTGCTCCTACTGGAGGATGAAGAGTTTATCCAAGCAGTTATGCAAAGCATTGCCCAGCTGCATCTCAGCGCAGACAGAGCAATTGAGCGAGTGATCCGCCAACATGCAGATGAATTGGCAGCATTGGGGGATAATTATCTGGCCGCGCGGGCGGAGGATCTCATTAGTCTCGGCGAGCGACTTAAGCGGGTATTACAAGACGGTATCGCCTCTCCTTTCGCTAATCTGCCCAAGGACTGTATTTTACTGGCTGATAGTTTAACCCCAGCAGAGTTTTCAGCGCTGCCACTTGAGAATATCCAAGCTCTGGTGCTGCGCCGGGGAACATTAACCTGCCATACTGCCATTTTGGCTCGTAGTGCCAATCTGCCAGCACTGTTGGGCTGTGACTTCAACCAAGCGAATATCTCCCCCCACACCCCCTTGGTTCTGGATGCCACCGAGCAGTGTCTTTATATCAACCCTGATGCAGTCCTAGCTGACAACTTAAAGCAGAAACAACAACAACTGGCGCACTATCAACAAGCATTAACTCGTTTTTGCGACCAACCATTTGCGACCCAAGATGGCCAGCGCGCACAACTGCTGGGCAATATTGCCTCTGGGGCCGACATTAGCACGTTGCAACAACTGGGTATGGATGGCGTGGGGTTATTACGTACTGAATTAATGCTGCTTAATGCCCCAACCTTGGATGATGAGGAATTACAGTATCGGCTTTATTGTGACTGCCTGCGCCAGCTCAATGGTCAAACATTTACCGTTAGAACCTTAGATATTGGTGCCGATAAAGTACTAGCCTGCTTACCTACAACTGACGAGGTTAATCCCGCGCTGGGCGTTAGGGGGATCAGATACAGCTTGGCCCATCCCGCGACCTTAATACCGCAACTACGCGCTTTGCTTCGGGCTGCTAACCAAGGCCCGCTCCGGCTTATGGTGCCCATGCTCAACCAACCGGAAGAATGGCAGGCCTTTACAGCGTTACTGCAGCAGTGCCGTGATGATTTGACAGAATCAGAGCAAGGATATGGCCCATTGAGTCTGGGGATCGTTATCGAAACCCCAGCCGCCGCGTTAAATTTGGCCGCCATGTTACCGCAACTGGATTTTATCAGTATCGGTACCAATGACTTAACCCAGCACACCATGGCGGCAGATCGCAGCAATACCTCTCTTAGCCAACAATATCCCAGTCTCTGCCCACCTGTGCTCCTACTTATCAAACACTGTATCACGCTCGCCCACCAGCAAGGGATCCCTGTATCACTGTGTGGTGAGCTGGCCAGTAACCCCGTGGCTGTTCCTTTATTATTTGGCATGGGGTTGGATGAGTTTAGTGTCTGTCCCAGTCAAGCACTGGCTGTGAAGGTCGCGCTGGCCAATGTCAGTGCCAAACAGTGCAGCGAAATCGCAGCCAACGCCCTAAAAGCCCGCTATATCAGCGAACTGGAAGCCTGTATTTCAACTATCAATTCCCAAACGGATTGA
- a CDS encoding RsmB/NOP family class I SAM-dependent RNA methyltransferase produces the protein MLNSSLSAPSADLVIQVLCSVLCDNKPLDRAYSIAFSGLKLQPAEQGRITTVAGDIMRRLNLYCFLAGIEPSEVNRKGTLLLNVWHRFHGLTAPKFRYCEVLEESELQQRITQAKADLPLWDGCPAWLEQLGSAQLGEQWPAERAALRQMPHRYLRANLLKCQLDALMARLAKEGVQTIAVEGVETALQVESDSALFRTQSFKDGWFEQQDAGSQHVAAALDAKPGMRVIDACAGAGGKTLHLAAQMQGKGRLLAMDVESWKLDNLKDRARRAGAHNVETRLIASSKTIKRLKLSADRLLLDVPCSGLGVLKRNPDTKWRDTPERLTVLHELQAHIIDSYSRMLKVGGLMVYATCSIMPDENRAQVDKFLAAHPNFRLLDDETITPANSGFDGFYLARIERIAE, from the coding sequence ATGTTGAACTCTTCTCTGTCTGCACCTTCGGCTGACCTGGTTATTCAGGTTCTGTGCTCTGTATTGTGTGACAACAAGCCCCTTGATCGGGCTTATTCTATTGCATTTTCCGGTTTGAAACTCCAGCCTGCAGAGCAGGGACGGATCACCACTGTTGCCGGGGATATTATGCGCCGGCTGAATCTGTACTGTTTCTTGGCGGGCATTGAGCCTAGCGAAGTTAACCGTAAAGGGACGCTTCTGCTGAATGTCTGGCACAGATTTCACGGTTTGACCGCGCCAAAATTCCGCTATTGTGAAGTCTTGGAAGAATCTGAGCTGCAACAGCGTATCACCCAAGCTAAAGCGGATTTGCCCCTGTGGGATGGGTGTCCAGCTTGGTTAGAGCAGTTAGGTAGTGCGCAATTAGGCGAGCAATGGCCAGCTGAGCGCGCCGCGCTGCGACAAATGCCTCATCGTTATCTGCGGGCCAATTTACTTAAGTGCCAGCTTGATGCACTGATGGCGCGATTGGCCAAAGAAGGGGTGCAGACAATTGCAGTGGAGGGGGTAGAGACCGCGCTGCAGGTTGAGTCAGACTCTGCCTTGTTCCGTACTCAGAGCTTTAAAGATGGCTGGTTTGAACAGCAAGATGCCGGTTCTCAGCATGTGGCTGCTGCATTGGATGCCAAGCCGGGTATGCGGGTGATTGATGCTTGCGCTGGTGCTGGGGGAAAAACCCTGCATCTGGCTGCACAAATGCAAGGCAAGGGCCGTCTGTTAGCGATGGATGTCGAGTCTTGGAAACTGGATAATTTAAAAGACAGAGCTCGCCGGGCGGGCGCTCACAATGTGGAAACCCGCTTGATTGCATCAAGCAAAACCATTAAGCGTTTAAAGCTTAGCGCAGACCGCCTGTTACTCGATGTGCCTTGCTCTGGCCTTGGGGTATTAAAGCGCAATCCAGATACCAAATGGCGTGATACACCTGAGCGGCTAACCGTACTGCATGAGCTGCAGGCGCACATTATCGATAGCTATAGCCGGATGTTGAAAGTCGGTGGTTTGATGGTATATGCCACCTGTTCAATTATGCCGGATGAAAACCGGGCACAGGTGGATAAATTCCTTGCGGCCCATCCTAACTTCCGCTTGCTGGATGATGAAACCATTACTCCAGCAAATTCCGGATTTGATGGTTTCTATCTCGCCCGCATTGAGCGGATAGCGGAGTAA
- the gloA gene encoding lactoylglutathione lyase, which produces MSQLLHTMIRVGDLKRSVDFYTQVLGMTLLRTSENEAYQYTLAFVGYGEESSGQAVIELTYNWGTREYDLGTGFGHIAIGVDNIYASCDAIRAAGGNITREPGPVAGGRTEIAFVTDPDGYKIELIQLSSAEHGLG; this is translated from the coding sequence ATGTCACAACTGTTACACACCATGATCCGAGTCGGCGATCTGAAACGCAGTGTGGATTTTTATACCCAAGTGTTGGGGATGACACTGCTGCGCACCTCTGAAAATGAAGCCTACCAATACACATTGGCCTTTGTGGGTTATGGCGAAGAGTCCTCTGGTCAGGCTGTCATTGAACTGACCTATAACTGGGGCACCCGAGAATATGATTTAGGCACCGGCTTTGGCCATATCGCCATTGGGGTGGATAATATCTATGCCAGCTGTGATGCCATCCGCGCAGCCGGTGGCAATATTACTCGAGAGCCAGGCCCGGTGGCCGGCGGCCGCACTGAAATCGCCTTTGTGACCGATCCTGACGGCTATAAAATTGAGCTTATCCAATTAAGCAGCGCAGAACACGGTCTAGGTTAA
- a CDS encoding ArsC family reductase, producing MTLYGIKNCDTVRKARKWLAAQGVDIDFHDFREQGLTAQTLHQWVAQAGWEALLNKRSTSFRALAETDKNDLDEAKAITLMLANPTLIKRPILMDEQHLLIGFNAAEYQTWLTQSQQM from the coding sequence GTGACGCTATACGGCATTAAAAACTGCGACACCGTTCGAAAAGCCCGTAAATGGCTTGCTGCGCAAGGTGTTGATATTGATTTTCATGACTTTCGAGAACAAGGTCTCACAGCGCAGACACTGCACCAATGGGTGGCACAGGCTGGATGGGAAGCACTGTTAAATAAGCGCTCAACCAGTTTCCGCGCCTTAGCTGAAACAGACAAGAATGACTTGGATGAAGCCAAGGCCATTACCTTAATGCTGGCCAATCCTACCCTGATAAAACGGCCAATACTGATGGATGAACAACATCTCTTAATTGGTTTTAATGCAGCGGAATATCAAACATGGCTCACCCAATCCCAACAGATGTAA
- a CDS encoding HPr family phosphocarrier protein, with protein sequence MTIAPDECICEATVTISARHGLHTRPAAIFVKTARNFQSEIELCSEGKCANGKSLFKMLTLGLSLGTQVTLRAKGDDAPQAIAILSHLMETLQ encoded by the coding sequence ATGACCATTGCCCCTGATGAGTGTATCTGTGAAGCCACGGTAACCATCTCAGCCCGCCACGGATTACATACCCGACCCGCAGCGATTTTTGTCAAAACCGCCCGTAATTTTCAATCTGAGATAGAGTTGTGTAGTGAAGGCAAATGTGCCAATGGCAAAAGCCTCTTTAAAATGTTGACTCTAGGACTCTCCCTCGGCACCCAAGTTACCCTGAGAGCCAAAGGAGACGATGCTCCCCAAGCTATTGCAATATTGAGCCACTTAATGGAGACATTGCAATAA
- a CDS encoding methyl-accepting chemotaxis protein gives MALLRRLTILQRLILMLVLAAIGTLIFASFSIWEQRSNLIKQQKLQTISQIETMASILNQLADTEPEQARTLAIKLVQHSHYGSRGGFILLDNKGKVLADSHKQGLQGASLPQLAESDDLTQLVHDAKYQAVAQRSYFHQNILYTAACAYIPKWQWSVITDSNITEINAAMLDLSEDYLILMTLIATPIFLFFLMLNASINRPLKAAIQAMNNIASGDGDLTKRLDTQGRDEVAALSHAFNQFTGKIAHTIQLMHPMGSALEDEGKRLLTAVGEANASASHVHKETASVATAIHQMLTTTHEMAGNTTKAADAALGVKDGASSSQQMMQSTLQQIRELAGELDCARDVTLTLEQASSKIGDILAVIRSISDQTNLLALNAAIEAARAGEHGRGFAVVADEVRALANRTQASTDEIQQIISSIQQGVADVLSSNTTTREQSEALKTSANQVADAMDHILSLINHINDMNTQLASATEEQSLVTEEINRNITTISELTEVAVKANESNAAAADALHNISDDIRQSLDHFKV, from the coding sequence ATGGCCCTATTAAGACGTCTAACCATCCTTCAACGCCTTATTCTTATGCTGGTGTTAGCCGCCATCGGTACCCTAATTTTTGCCTCATTTTCCATATGGGAACAAAGAAGTAACCTTATCAAACAACAAAAGCTGCAAACCATCAGCCAAATTGAAACCATGGCTTCAATACTGAATCAATTGGCTGATACCGAGCCGGAACAGGCTCGCACATTAGCCATTAAATTGGTCCAGCATAGTCATTACGGCTCACGGGGAGGATTTATCCTGCTGGATAATAAGGGCAAGGTATTAGCAGACAGCCATAAACAAGGGCTGCAGGGCGCCTCCTTACCGCAATTAGCTGAATCAGATGATCTTACACAATTAGTGCATGACGCTAAGTATCAAGCTGTCGCTCAGCGTAGCTATTTCCATCAGAATATTCTCTACACGGCCGCTTGTGCTTATATTCCTAAATGGCAGTGGAGTGTCATTACTGACAGCAATATCACTGAAATCAATGCCGCCATGCTGGACTTAAGTGAAGATTACTTGATTCTGATGACATTGATTGCAACGCCAATTTTCCTGTTTTTCCTTATGCTAAATGCATCAATTAATCGCCCGCTGAAAGCTGCAATTCAAGCAATGAATAACATTGCCAGCGGTGATGGTGATTTAACCAAGCGGTTAGACACACAAGGACGGGATGAAGTGGCAGCCTTAAGCCACGCATTTAACCAGTTTACCGGTAAAATTGCCCATACAATCCAATTGATGCATCCAATGGGCAGCGCGTTAGAAGATGAAGGCAAACGTCTGTTAACGGCGGTCGGGGAAGCCAATGCCAGTGCCAGTCATGTGCACAAAGAAACCGCCAGTGTAGCAACGGCCATTCACCAAATGCTGACAACCACCCATGAAATGGCGGGAAATACCACCAAAGCAGCCGATGCCGCCTTGGGAGTCAAAGATGGCGCCAGTAGCAGCCAACAGATGATGCAATCAACATTACAGCAAATCCGTGAGTTGGCCGGAGAATTGGATTGTGCTCGAGATGTCACCCTGACTCTGGAACAAGCCAGCAGTAAAATCGGAGATATTCTGGCAGTCATCCGCAGTATTTCTGATCAAACCAACTTGCTGGCGCTGAATGCTGCCATTGAAGCTGCTAGGGCCGGTGAACACGGCCGAGGCTTTGCTGTGGTGGCGGACGAAGTGCGCGCACTCGCTAATCGCACTCAAGCGTCTACCGATGAGATCCAACAAATTATCAGTAGTATTCAACAAGGGGTGGCTGATGTGCTAAGTAGCAACACCACCACACGGGAGCAATCTGAAGCATTGAAAACCAGTGCTAATCAAGTTGCTGACGCAATGGATCATATTTTATCTCTGATAAACCATATCAATGATATGAATACTCAGTTAGCCAGCGCCACCGAAGAGCAGTCTTTAGTGACAGAAGAAATTAATCGTAATATCACCACGATTTCAGAGCTAACCGAAGTTGCGGTAAAAGCAAATGAAAGTAATGCCGCCGCAGCCGATGCCCTACACAATATCAGTGATGATATCCGTCAATCACTGGATCACTTTAAAGTCTGA
- a CDS encoding cupin domain-containing protein codes for MQLNLNNLTPAQFLAEYWQKKPVVIRQGFNRFADLLSADELAGLAMEESVESRLIWQEAEQWQAAFGPFESYDHLGEQNWTLVVQALNNWLPEAEQLARCFDFIPRWRFDDVMASYAVPGGSVGPHIDRYDVFICQGSGRRRWRVGDKGQYREFAAHEALLHTEPFEPIIDVELLPGDILYLPPLFPHDGVTLEESMSFSVGFRTPSTQDMLSAFADYVIDNQLGSMQITDPDRQPTMTPGCIDNDDLARIREQLMQALTDDAVSDFAGRLLSYSKCQLADNGAEADDLAEIRADEWLDVLQQQPLQRLGGLRCHYFEHNYRQGLFYLNGEMVRLPGECAGLIPLLCNEYQLDFACMRPWLEYDAVINLMTDWIVRGWWYFDELEE; via the coding sequence ATGCAATTAAATCTCAATAATCTGACGCCAGCACAGTTTCTGGCTGAATACTGGCAGAAAAAACCTGTGGTGATCCGTCAGGGCTTCAACCGGTTTGCCGATTTACTTTCGGCCGATGAACTGGCTGGGCTGGCAATGGAAGAGTCAGTAGAGTCCCGGCTTATCTGGCAAGAGGCTGAACAATGGCAAGCGGCATTTGGGCCATTTGAAAGCTATGACCATCTGGGTGAGCAGAATTGGACCTTGGTGGTGCAAGCACTTAATAATTGGTTACCAGAAGCTGAACAGCTGGCGCGTTGCTTTGATTTTATTCCCCGTTGGCGTTTTGATGATGTTATGGCGAGTTATGCTGTGCCTGGCGGCAGTGTCGGACCACATATTGATCGCTATGATGTGTTTATTTGTCAGGGCTCCGGTCGCCGTCGGTGGCGGGTTGGGGATAAGGGGCAATATCGTGAGTTTGCTGCCCATGAAGCCTTGCTGCACACTGAACCGTTTGAGCCGATTATTGATGTAGAGCTCTTGCCCGGTGATATTCTTTATTTGCCACCATTATTCCCTCACGATGGCGTAACACTGGAAGAGTCCATGAGTTTTTCTGTGGGATTTCGGACGCCATCAACCCAGGATATGCTCAGTGCGTTTGCTGATTATGTGATTGATAATCAGCTTGGCAGCATGCAAATTACCGATCCTGATCGCCAACCGACAATGACACCTGGCTGCATTGATAATGATGATTTAGCCCGCATCCGCGAGCAGTTGATGCAAGCGCTGACCGATGATGCTGTCAGCGATTTTGCCGGTCGCCTGTTAAGTTATTCCAAATGCCAACTGGCCGATAATGGTGCCGAAGCTGATGACTTAGCCGAGATCAGAGCTGATGAGTGGCTGGATGTGCTGCAGCAGCAACCATTGCAGCGTTTGGGCGGGCTAAGATGCCATTATTTTGAGCATAATTATCGTCAGGGATTGTTTTATCTCAACGGTGAGATGGTACGACTGCCGGGAGAGTGCGCTGGGTTAATCCCGCTACTATGCAATGAATACCAGCTGGACTTTGCTTGTATGCGCCCTTGGCTGGAATATGATGCAGTCATTAATTTGATGACAGACTGGATTGTTCGCGGCTGGTGGTATTTTGATGAGCTGGAGGAGTAA
- a CDS encoding IS30 family transposase translates to MSYKQLIEGQRYQIEAYLREGFSYRAIGKRLKVSHSTVSREVRRNRIRDNHYLPEVAQAKTVKRRCQAAKNRVSVTTVTFVEFGLKQKWSPEQIAGVGQLIGYPVSHAWIYGFVQQDKQRGGKLYKALRRGHRKYRKGCRAKRVIIPNRIGIEHRPAVVDEKARLGDWEADTVLGKQGTGAIVSLVERKSKLYLIRKVPAKSAADVSRAMIGMLWRYRSHVHTITADNGSEFCDHQKVAQALKVDIYFANPYSSWERGLNENFNGLLRQYIRKGTDLRTVTDKQIADIERALNSRPRKCLGFKQPAVVFDELRKAA, encoded by the coding sequence ATGAGTTACAAGCAGTTGATCGAAGGGCAACGATACCAGATCGAAGCCTACCTACGCGAGGGCTTCAGCTATCGAGCAATCGGCAAACGCTTAAAAGTGAGCCACAGCACGGTGAGTAGAGAGGTTCGTCGTAACCGTATTCGTGACAATCATTATTTGCCTGAAGTTGCACAGGCCAAGACAGTTAAGCGCCGCTGCCAGGCTGCCAAAAATCGAGTGTCTGTAACGACCGTCACTTTCGTTGAGTTCGGACTGAAGCAAAAGTGGAGTCCAGAACAAATCGCGGGCGTAGGTCAACTTATCGGTTACCCTGTCAGTCATGCATGGATTTATGGCTTTGTTCAGCAGGACAAGCAGCGTGGCGGAAAGCTCTATAAAGCGCTGAGACGCGGTCATCGTAAATACCGCAAAGGCTGTCGTGCGAAACGGGTTATCATTCCAAATCGCATAGGTATTGAACACCGGCCGGCAGTTGTCGACGAAAAAGCACGATTAGGTGATTGGGAAGCCGATACGGTGTTGGGAAAACAAGGCACTGGCGCTATAGTCAGTTTGGTTGAACGCAAAAGCAAACTGTATCTAATCCGTAAAGTGCCCGCCAAAAGCGCAGCCGATGTGAGCCGAGCCATGATAGGCATGCTTTGGCGGTATCGCAGTCACGTTCACACTATCACAGCGGACAATGGCAGCGAGTTCTGTGACCATCAAAAGGTTGCACAAGCACTGAAGGTAGATATCTATTTCGCCAACCCATACTCATCATGGGAACGTGGGTTGAATGAGAATTTCAATGGTCTGTTGCGGCAGTATATCCGCAAGGGAACTGATTTACGCACGGTAACGGATAAGCAAATTGCTGACATCGAACGAGCACTTAACTCACGTCCGAGAAAGTGCCTTGGTTTCAAACAGCCTGCTGTAGTATTCGATGAATTACGAAAAGCAGCTTAA
- a CDS encoding ACT domain-containing protein, with product MRMTLAVHPQLYTIHSFSPSTAIPASVFNQPMFFIGKTREELSVVVPDDLSLDSLEQENDWRCMEILGPLGFSMTGILAQISTTLADAHISIFAISTFDTDYILVKKDKLQDAITALRQKNYQVIEHQPESN from the coding sequence GTGAGAATGACATTGGCGGTACATCCCCAGCTTTATACCATTCACAGTTTCAGCCCGAGCACAGCTATCCCCGCCTCAGTATTCAACCAGCCGATGTTCTTTATTGGCAAAACCCGTGAAGAGTTATCCGTCGTCGTCCCCGACGACCTTTCTCTTGACAGTCTTGAACAAGAAAATGACTGGCGCTGCATGGAAATACTCGGACCGCTGGGGTTCTCAATGACGGGGATTCTGGCACAAATCTCCACCACTTTGGCCGATGCCCATATCAGCATTTTCGCTATTTCCACCTTTGATACCGACTATATCTTGGTCAAAAAAGATAAACTGCAGGATGCAATCACCGCCCTCAGGCAAAAAAATTATCAGGTAATCGAACATCAGCCGGAGTCTAACTGA
- a CDS encoding secondary thiamine-phosphate synthase enzyme YjbQ — protein MWQQKTIQLRPRQRGFHLITAEILQQVPELSQFNVGLMHLLLQHTSASLTLNENADPSVRVDFERYFNTSVPENAPFYTHTYEGRDDMPAHLKSSLLGVSLTLPITAGQLNLGLWQGIYLCEHRNSGGSRQLVITLQGE, from the coding sequence ATGTGGCAGCAAAAAACCATACAATTACGCCCCCGGCAACGGGGCTTTCACCTGATCACCGCTGAAATACTGCAACAAGTTCCTGAATTATCACAATTTAATGTCGGTTTGATGCATTTACTATTGCAGCACACTTCTGCATCCCTGACCTTAAATGAAAATGCCGATCCCAGCGTACGGGTCGATTTTGAGCGTTATTTCAATACCAGTGTGCCAGAAAATGCCCCTTTTTATACTCATACCTACGAAGGGCGCGATGATATGCCGGCTCATCTAAAAAGCAGCTTACTGGGAGTCAGTTTGACGCTCCCTATCACTGCTGGGCAATTGAATTTAGGGCTATGGCAAGGTATTTACCTGTGCGAGCACCGTAACAGCGGCGGAAGCAGGCAATTAGTGATTACTTTGCAAGGGGAGTAA
- the dapE gene encoding succinyl-diaminopimelate desuccinylase codes for MAHPIPTDVITLAKALISRESVTPEDAGCQQLMADILAPLGFSIESMVFEDTTNMWARRGNSGPLFCFAGHTDVVPPGPLTDWHTPPFEPTVIDGMLYGRGAADMKGSLAAMLVAVTRFVQQHPQHDGSIAFLITSDEEGPFINGTTRVIDTLEARQEKITWALVGEPSSSQHLGDVVKNGRRGSLTGNLTVKGIQGHVAYPHLADNPVHKAAPALAELAATRWDNGNAFFPPTSFQIANIHAGTGASNVVPGTLDVMFNFRYSTEVTAEQLISRVNEILDRHRLDYDINWVFNGLPFLTGEGPLLDAARDAIFTVTGQVTSPQTSGGTSDGRFIAPTGAQVIELGPINATIHKVNECVSLADLELLAQCYEKMLEQLLCK; via the coding sequence ATGGCTCACCCAATCCCAACAGATGTAATCACCTTAGCCAAAGCACTTATTAGTCGGGAGTCTGTTACCCCGGAAGATGCAGGTTGTCAGCAACTCATGGCAGATATCCTCGCCCCATTAGGCTTTAGCATTGAATCTATGGTATTTGAAGATACCACCAATATGTGGGCTCGGCGGGGCAATAGCGGCCCACTATTTTGTTTTGCAGGGCACACTGATGTTGTCCCACCCGGTCCCTTGACTGACTGGCACACTCCGCCATTTGAACCCACAGTTATCGATGGCATGCTATATGGCCGCGGCGCGGCCGATATGAAAGGCTCCCTTGCTGCCATGCTGGTCGCAGTGACCCGATTTGTTCAGCAACATCCACAACATGATGGCTCGATTGCATTTCTGATCACCAGTGATGAAGAGGGTCCCTTTATCAACGGCACAACTCGGGTGATTGATACCCTAGAAGCGCGGCAAGAAAAAATCACTTGGGCCTTAGTGGGAGAACCGTCATCATCGCAACATCTTGGCGATGTGGTAAAAAATGGCCGTCGAGGCAGCTTAACTGGCAACCTAACGGTGAAAGGGATACAGGGCCATGTCGCTTACCCTCATCTGGCGGATAACCCGGTACATAAAGCCGCGCCGGCTCTTGCGGAGCTGGCTGCGACCCGCTGGGACAATGGCAATGCCTTTTTCCCGCCCACCAGCTTTCAAATCGCAAATATCCATGCTGGCACAGGCGCTTCCAATGTGGTTCCCGGCACCCTTGATGTTATGTTCAATTTTCGCTATTCCACCGAGGTCACTGCTGAACAACTTATCAGCCGGGTTAACGAAATACTGGACCGCCATAGGCTGGATTACGATATCAATTGGGTATTCAATGGTCTGCCATTTTTGACCGGAGAAGGCCCCTTGTTAGATGCCGCCCGAGATGCCATTTTTACCGTTACAGGTCAAGTGACATCGCCCCAGACCAGTGGTGGTACATCAGATGGGCGTTTTATCGCGCCGACTGGCGCTCAGGTTATTGAACTGGGGCCTATCAATGCCACCATTCATAAAGTCAATGAGTGTGTCAGTTTGGCCGATCTTGAACTGCTGGCGCAGTGTTATGAAAAAATGCTGGAGCAACTGCTGTGCAAATAA
- the crr gene encoding PTS glucose transporter subunit IIA, whose protein sequence is MGFFSRIRRMISAQPPVEGSIAIYAPISGEVVPLSSVPDSIFADKVVGDGVAIAPTGDTLYAPIAGTLAKIFDSNHAFSIETPQGIELFVHFGVGTVELGGKGFTRLIEPGCQVNVGDPIIGLDLDYLRQEIPCILTPVVIANMEDIATLQPLNGHVTVGKQPIFSVTMQ, encoded by the coding sequence ATGGGATTTTTTAGCCGCATCCGCCGCATGATCTCAGCGCAGCCCCCAGTTGAGGGCAGTATCGCTATTTATGCTCCCATCAGCGGGGAAGTGGTACCGCTAAGCAGCGTACCTGACAGTATTTTTGCAGATAAAGTGGTGGGAGATGGCGTTGCTATCGCTCCCACTGGTGACACCCTGTATGCGCCTATCGCTGGCACGCTTGCCAAAATATTTGACAGTAACCACGCCTTTAGTATCGAAACACCTCAAGGGATTGAACTATTCGTCCATTTTGGTGTGGGCACGGTTGAACTGGGCGGCAAGGGCTTTACCCGCCTGATAGAGCCAGGCTGCCAAGTGAATGTCGGCGATCCTATCATTGGGTTGGATCTTGACTATCTCAGGCAAGAAATTCCCTGCATTCTTACCCCTGTTGTGATCGCCAATATGGAAGATATTGCGACCCTGCAACCATTAAATGGCCATGTCACTGTCGGCAAACAGCCTATTTTTTCCGTCACTATGCAGTAA